GCTGTTCTCCAACCTCTGGAAGTTTCCCAGGGCTTCCCGCACCCGTTCGTGCACCCAGTAGGCCTTGCGGCCGAAGAGGAGCTCCACCGCCTCGTCCACCCCCTCCACGGCGTAGAGGTGGAAGACCCCCTCTTCCGCCGCCCGCACCACCTCCTCCCTTAGGGTGAGGTGGGGGAGGTTGGCCTTGGGCAAGACCACCCCTTGGGTGCCGGTGAGGCCCAGGGTCCGGCAGACCCGGTAAAACCCCTCCACCTTCTCCGCCACCCGGCCCACGGCTAGGACCCGGCCCGTCTGGTCCATGGCCCCGGTCACCGCCAGGTCCTGCCTCAGGGGGAGGCCCGCTAGGGCGGAGAGCACGGCGAGGAGCTCGGCGAGGCCCGCGGAGTCCCCCTCTATCCCTCCGTAGCTCTGCTCAAAGACCAGGCTCACGGTGGCGGAGAGGGCCCCTACCTGGGCGTAGGTGCCCCGGAGGTACCCGGCCAGGGTGAGGACCGCCTTGTGGAAGACCTGCCCCCCCAGGCCCACCTCCCGGTCAATGGAGAGGACCCCCTCCTTCCCGGGACCCGCCTGGGCGGTGATGCGTACGGGGCGGCCGGTGGCCAGGGGGCCCTCCACCACCACCAGGCCGTTCACCTCCCCCACCCGCTCCCCCTGGACCTCGAGGGCCACCACCCCCTCCCTGAGCTCCCTCAGGTACACCTCCTCCTCCAGGCCGAAGCGCTCCTCCCGGGCCCTGACCGCCTTCGCCACCGCCTCCGAGTCCACGGGGCTTTTGAGGCTCTGGGCCTCCCGGGCCAGGTCCAGGAGGCGGTAGAGCCTGGCGTCCAGCCTGTCCTTGTGCCCGGCCAGGCGGCGGGCCTCGTCCGAAAGGGCCGCCAGGCCCTCGGGGGTGAGGGTCACGCCCTCCCTTTCCAGGAAGCCTCCCAGATAGGCCACGTTCTCCTCGGTGTAGGGGATCTCGGGGCTGAACTCCACCCGGAAGGGGAAGAGCTCCAGGAACTCCTCGTCCTCCTCCAGAAGGGCGATGACCTCCGGCGGTCCCACCAGGAAGACCTGGGCCTTGAGGGGGGCGGGCTTCAACCGGGGACCTTTCACCTCGGGCCTTGGGGCCAGGGGCTCCACCTCCCCCGTGGCCAGGGCCCGCTTGAGGAGGGGGTAGCTCCCGAGCTCCAAGACCCGGTGGGCCTCGAGGACTAGCACCCCCCCGGTGGCCCGCACTAGGGCCCCGGGGCGGAGGAGGCCCAGGTGGGTGGAGAAGACCCCTTCCCTGGCCTCGTACTCCAGGTGGCCAAGAAGCCTCTCCGGGGTGGGGGTGGGCTCGTAGACCACCCGTTCCCCCCCCTCCACCAGGAGCCTTGGGAGAAGGGCTTCTAAGGGAAGTTCCTCCTCCAGGGCGGCGGCTCGGAGCAGGGTTTCCAGAATGTGGTCCAGGTAGCGCCCCGCTTGGGGGAACCGGGCCTTCAGGGCTTCGGCCTTGGGGAGGAGGAAGCGCTCGGCGAAACCCCGCCTTAGGGCGGCCACCTCCGCCTGAACCCGTTGCCGCACATCCAAGTGGGCCAGGACGGCCTCCTCCAACTTGGCCGAGAGCTCGGGGGGGAGGGTCCCCTTCCCGGAGAGCCGGAGCTGCTCCCCCTCCTCCAACAGGGCGAAGCCGTAGCTTTGGGCCTCCTCGGCGAGGGCCTTTAGGAGGGTCTCGGTCTCCCTCTCGTGGCGGGACTCCACCAGGCTCTTGGCGTAGAGGAAGCCCTTCTCCCGGAAGAGGGCCGGGGTGAACTCGGAAAGGAGCTCCTCTACCCCGTCCACCAAGGCCCTTCCCTCCCCTTCGGGAAGGAGGAGGGGGAAGGCCTCCTCCCCCAAGGGGAGGTAGACCAGCTCCTCCTTGGGGAAGGTCCGGCCTTGGAGGTAGGCGAGGAGGCGCTTG
The genomic region above belongs to Thermus sediminis and contains:
- a CDS encoding AAA family ATPase; the encoded protein is MRVRTLRWFTPPTPPRPAPPFFGQERALRALEAAFRQGGHGYLVGPSGLGKRKRLLAYLQGRTFPKEELVYLPLGEEAFPLLLPEGEGRALVDGVEELLSEFTPALFREKGFLYAKSLVESRHERETETLLKALAEEAQSYGFALLEEGEQLRLSGKGTLPPELSAKLEEAVLAHLDVRQRVQAEVAALRRGFAERFLLPKAEALKARFPQAGRYLDHILETLLRAAALEEELPLEALLPRLLVEGGERVVYEPTPTPERLLGHLEYEAREGVFSTHLGLLRPGALVRATGGVLVLEAHRVLELGSYPLLKRALATGEVEPLAPRPEVKGPRLKPAPLKAQVFLVGPPEVIALLEEDEEFLELFPFRVEFSPEIPYTEENVAYLGGFLEREGVTLTPEGLAALSDEARRLAGHKDRLDARLYRLLDLAREAQSLKSPVDSEAVAKAVRAREERFGLEEEVYLRELREGVVALEVQGERVGEVNGLVVVEGPLATGRPVRITAQAGPGKEGVLSIDREVGLGGQVFHKAVLTLAGYLRGTYAQVGALSATVSLVFEQSYGGIEGDSAGLAELLAVLSALAGLPLRQDLAVTGAMDQTGRVLAVGRVAEKVEGFYRVCRTLGLTGTQGVVLPKANLPHLTLREEVVRAAEEGVFHLYAVEGVDEAVELLFGRKAYWVHERVREALGNFQRLENSEENR